The proteins below come from a single Candidatus Planktophila dulcis genomic window:
- the rplC gene encoding 50S ribosomal protein L3, which translates to MTRTVVTQSYGSSIKGVLGKKLGMTQVFDSNNKMIPVTVVSVESCVVTSIRTPEKDGYSAVQLGFGAIDPKKVSKPLAGHYAKSGVTPRRSVAELRTLSAADYTVGQEIGASTFAPGDMVDATGTSTGKGTAGVMKRHGFGGLGSSHGVDRKHRMPGSIGACSTPGRVFKGMRMMGRMGNEKVTTQNLLVQGVDLERNLLLIKGSVPGTDGGLVFIRSAAKKAIVETVKAGM; encoded by the coding sequence ATGACACGTACAGTTGTAACTCAGTCTTACGGTTCGTCCATCAAGGGCGTTCTTGGTAAGAAGCTTGGTATGACCCAAGTATTCGACTCTAATAACAAGATGATTCCTGTGACAGTAGTTTCAGTTGAATCATGCGTTGTTACATCGATTCGCACACCTGAGAAGGATGGCTACTCAGCTGTTCAACTCGGCTTTGGTGCAATCGATCCAAAGAAGGTTTCAAAGCCACTTGCGGGCCACTATGCAAAGTCAGGCGTCACTCCTCGTCGCTCTGTTGCAGAACTGCGCACGCTCTCAGCTGCTGATTACACAGTAGGACAAGAGATTGGCGCATCAACATTTGCACCCGGCGATATGGTCGATGCAACTGGAACATCAACTGGTAAGGGAACTGCTGGCGTTATGAAGCGCCACGGCTTCGGTGGTCTTGGTTCTTCACACGGTGTGGATCGTAAGCACCGTATGCCAGGTTCAATCGGTGCATGTTCAACACCAGGTCGTGTATTCAAGGGAATGCGCATGATGGGTCGTATGGGTAACGAGAAGGTCACAACACAGAATCTTTTGGTTCAGGGTGTCGATCTTGAGCGCAACCTACTTCTTATCAAGGGTTCAGTCCCAGGTACCGATGGTGGACTCGTCTTTATCCGCTCAGCTGCCAAGAAGGCAATTGTTGAAACTGTAAAGGCTGGTATGTAA
- the tuf gene encoding elongation factor Tu, producing MAKAKFERNKPHVNIGTIGHIDHGKTTLTAAISKVLHDKYPTLNAATAFSDIDKAPEERQRGITISIAHIEYQTEKRHYAHVDCPGHADYIKNMITGAAQMDGAILVVAATDGPMPQTKEHVLLARQVGVPSIVVALNKSDMVDDEEILELVEMEVRELLSKYEFPGDDTPIVRISALKALEGDAKWAEKIIELMDAVDAFIPQPARDVDKPFLMPVEDVFTITGRGTVITGRIERGIVKVNEEVEIVGIRELAQKTTVTGVEMFRKLLDEGQAGENVGLLLRGTKREDVERGQVVCKPGSITPHTEFDASAYILSKDEGGRHTPFFNNYRPQFYFRTTDVTGVVTLPEGTEMVMPGDNTEMSVTLIQPIAMEDGLRFAIREGGRTVGAGRVTKIKK from the coding sequence ATGGCAAAAGCCAAGTTCGAGCGTAATAAGCCACACGTTAACATCGGTACCATCGGCCACATTGACCACGGTAAGACAACACTTACTGCTGCGATCTCTAAGGTTTTGCATGACAAGTACCCAACACTTAACGCTGCAACAGCATTTTCTGATATCGATAAGGCGCCAGAAGAGCGCCAGCGCGGTATCACAATCTCTATCGCTCACATTGAGTACCAGACAGAGAAGCGTCACTACGCACACGTGGACTGCCCAGGCCACGCTGACTACATCAAGAACATGATCACAGGTGCTGCACAGATGGACGGAGCAATCCTCGTCGTTGCAGCAACAGATGGTCCAATGCCACAGACCAAGGAGCACGTTCTCCTTGCTCGTCAGGTTGGCGTTCCATCAATCGTTGTGGCTCTTAACAAGTCAGATATGGTCGATGACGAAGAAATTCTTGAACTCGTTGAAATGGAAGTTCGCGAACTTCTATCTAAGTATGAGTTCCCAGGCGATGACACTCCAATCGTTCGTATTTCAGCACTGAAGGCTCTCGAAGGAGATGCAAAGTGGGCTGAGAAGATCATCGAACTGATGGATGCAGTGGATGCATTTATCCCACAGCCAGCACGCGATGTTGATAAGCCATTCCTTATGCCAGTTGAAGACGTTTTCACAATCACAGGTCGTGGAACTGTTATCACAGGTCGTATTGAGCGCGGAATCGTTAAGGTTAACGAGGAAGTTGAAATTGTTGGTATTCGTGAGCTTGCTCAGAAGACAACAGTTACAGGCGTTGAAATGTTCCGTAAGTTGCTCGATGAAGGTCAGGCTGGCGAGAACGTCGGACTTCTTCTTCGTGGAACAAAGCGTGAAGATGTTGAGCGTGGTCAGGTTGTCTGCAAGCCAGGTTCAATCACACCTCACACAGAGTTCGATGCATCTGCATACATCCTTTCAAAGGATGAAGGCGGTCGTCACACTCCATTCTTTAACAACTACCGTCCACAGTTCTACTTCCGTACAACTGACGTGACTGGCGTTGTAACACTTCCAGAAGGCACAGAAATGGTTATGCCTGGCGATAACACTGAGATGTCAGTAACTCTCATCCAGCCAATCGCTATGGAAGATGGTCTTCGCTTCGCAATCCGCGAAGGTGGCCGCACAGTAGGTGCAGGTCGCGTTACAAAGATCAAGAAGTAA
- the rpsJ gene encoding 30S ribosomal protein S10, whose translation MAGQKIRIRLKAYDHEVIDSSAKKIVETVERTGATVAGPVPLPTEKNTYCVIRSPHKYKDSREHFEMRTHKRLIDIIDPTPKTVDSLMRLDLPAGVDIEIKL comes from the coding sequence ATGGCGGGACAAAAGATCCGCATTCGACTCAAGGCGTATGACCATGAGGTGATTGACTCATCAGCGAAGAAAATCGTTGAGACAGTTGAGCGCACTGGTGCAACCGTCGCGGGTCCAGTGCCGCTACCAACAGAGAAGAACACCTATTGCGTGATTCGCTCTCCTCATAAGTACAAGGACAGCCGCGAGCACTTCGAGATGCGCACACATAAGCGCCTCATCGACATCATCGACCCAACACCTAAGACTGTTGATTCATTGATGCGTCTCGACTTGCCAGCTGGCGTCGACATCGAGATTAAGCTCTAA